CGCGTTTTCAACAATTGACCCATGCTCGAGATAGGGAGATTTATGCATGATGGCATCATATATCTCCGGTTCCTTCTGTGGATCTAAATTAATCAGCTTGGCATAACAACCATTTTCAAAGTTGGCGATACCCCTGTCACTCCAGCCGTGCTCATCATCACCAAGTAAAGCTCTTTCATGGTCGGCAGAAAGAGTCGTTTTACCAGTCCCGGACAAACCCAGCAACAGGGCTATATCACCATCAGGACCTTCATTGGCCGAACAATGGAGGGGTAAAATATTTTCAGCCGGAAGATAATAATTCATCACCGTAAACATCAGTTTTTTAATACTGCCACAGTAGGCTGAACCATAAACAATACCCATGGAACGATCCATATCCATGGCCACCGCCATGTTGCTGGTCATCCCCCCAGGCATTTTCCTCAGCCGCCCATCATAGCGCTGACGGTCAAGTTTGTCATAGGGCAGCACCAGCAGGGTAAAACCACGCCCGGCAAAAATGCTCTGTTCCATATTCTCCGGAACTTCCCGGAACATATTATCAGTAAAAAGGGCCGCCAGGGAAAAATCGGATATGGTTCTGGTGGGCAAGGCATAAGTGGCATCAGCACCAATCACCCGATCAGTCACATACAAACACTCCTTCCGAGAAAGGGTAGCCAGAGCATCGGCAAAAAGCCTGTTAAAGGTTTCCTCATCAATGGGTATATTGTTGGGAGAGTCCCAGTCAATATTCCCCTCACTTACCGCCCTTTTGACAATAACGGTGTCCTTGGGACTTCGTCCGGTTGATTCAGGTGGCGTCCAAGTTGCCACGGCCCCGTTAGCGGCAACAATGACTTCACGATTTTCCACTGTTGCCTGGATCAGCGCTTTTCGCGAAGGATTTAACTGCACTTGTGCATGCTCATTCAACATGCTCTTCACTTGACGTTCTAAACCCATTTTACCTCTCTCTTTTCCACCCAAAAAGTTAATATACTTCGCCCTCTTCGAAGGGGACAGAATTGAATTCTATCCCCGTATTCAAACAATTTGGATATCAGCTAAAGTTACATCTCTTTGTAACTATTCAGCATATCACTATAAACCGGCTTTTTCCTTCAGGGGACAGATTTTATTTTTCTCATCTGGAGGACATATAATTTTTGCTTCCATCATCAGGTTTATAAATCCAACTGAATAAACCATAGAGAAAAATTTAATCTGTCTCCCGGTCTTGGAGCTGAATAGTTACATCTCTTTTAACATTTTCCTGGCTTCCTCGGCACCATCAAATGTCGATGACAAGGAAAGTGCATGTTCCAGTGAGCGAGCTCCAGCTGCCGAGTCACCACCTTTGGCCAAGGCCATTCCCAAATGATAGTATACCACCGGATTTTCACCCAGTTTTTCAGCCGCTTCCCGCAGGTAGACAGAAGCCCGGCCAAAGACATTCTTCTTATAATAAATCCATCCCAGGGTATCAGTTATCCGGGGATCATCAGGACGCAGACGTTTAGCATCTTCAGCCAGTGATAAAGCCTGATCAATATTACCACCATGTTCCGCATAGAGCCAGGCCAGGTTATTCATTGCCGGCACAAACTCAGAATTAACCTGCAAAGCATCCTCATAGGTTTTCATCGCCTCCTGATAATGTTTTGTCTGTTCACGGATAATTCCAAGCAGCATATAAGGAGAAAGAACTTTGGGATTTACGGCAACAACCTGCTCATATTTTTTCTCAGCTTCGGCAAGTTTTCCCTGTCGCTGGTATACACCACCTAAATAAACATAGGAAGAAAGAAGATTGGAATTTTTTCCGATTGCGGTTTCAAAAGATTTTTTCGCCAATTCCAACTTATTAGTGCTTACATATATTCTCCCCATCAGATTGTCAGCAAACGCATCATTGGGATCCTGTTCGAGTAACGTCTGGCAGAAGGCTAATGCCTGATGCGGCTGTTTATTGATCATATGAACGGCAACAATTTCAGCCGCAACATCTTTGAGCTGTGGATTGAGCGATAAGGCTTTCTGGTAATCGGCCAGCGCCTGGGGATATTTTTTCTGCAGTCGCAGCAATAAACCCCGCTGAGCGTAACCACTAGGGTTGTCAGGCTGTAAAACAATCATCTTAGTGTATACTTTCAAAGCCCCGGAGCCATTACGCTGGGCAACCAGAATTTTCCCCTGCAGATCAAGGGCCCGGTAGTTTTTGGGCTGGGCAGCCAGAACTTCTTTAATCAGCTTAAATGCCTCATCAAATTGCCGCTGTAAATAGGCAAGTCGCGCCAGTTGATAACTGGTATTCAGGTTACCGGGAGCCAATTCTCTGGCTTTCTCCAGTTCACTTATTGCCTGATTCAAGTTTCCGTCAGCAGACATGGCCAAACCAAGATAATAATGTACAGGAGCAAAGTTTGGCCGATTTTCAACCACATAACGAAAATCAGCAGTGGCATCAAGAATCTTCTTTTCACCAAGCAGCAACCGTCCCCGCAGGTATCTGGCATGATAGTTTTTCTCATTACTGGATAATACTTCCTGCACCAGCGGTTCGGCCAGATCTGCCTGTTTCTGATCCAGGTACAACTCCGCCAGCTTGAGTCTGGCCGGTTCCGACTTGGCATCAGCCTTAACTGCCTGTTTAAAGGCTGATAAAGCCTGATCAGTTTTACCCACTTTCTGGTAAAAATCACCCAGCATCAGCATTGCATCAGCATTTTCAGGAGATTGTGAAACCATATCCTGCAACGTTGCTTCTGCCTTTTGTAAATTCTGTAACTGGGACATGTAAAAATTAACCAGAACCATCCGCAGGCCTTTATTGCCAGGATTTTTCTCAACCAGAGATTCATACAACTGCTGGGCTGCAAGTTTCTTGCCGGCAATAACATACATGCGGGCCAGGGCTAAAGAAGCGTTCATTCCTTCGGTGTCAAGGGATACCGCTTTTTTCAAATGAACGAATGCCAGCTCAAACTTCTTTTGTTGTCCGTAAAAATTGCCAAGAATAATATGCGTATTCACCCTATCCGGCCCCTGGTTTAACGCCTGCTGATATGCTTTCTCCGCTTCCTCCAGGGCACGATTACGGGCATGTAAATGGCCAAGAATCATCAACGCTTCAATATTATTCGCCTCTTTTGCCAGTACCAGCTGGACCTTTTTCATGGACTCATCGTATTTCCCTGCCAGCAGGTAAAATCCGGCAAGTTTCAAATTAGCCTCAGCCATCTCAGGATCAAGGGTTACGGCATTATAAAATTCACGCACAGCCTGTTTCGGCTGCTGTAATTTAAGGTACACTTCCCCCAGTTGATAATGAACCCTGGCATCTTTGGGGTCAATTTGCACCACATTCAGGTATTCAATTCGGGCCTCTTTATATTTTTCCGCTTTCACATACTCCAGTGCCCGCTGTAGATGATCTGCTTTTTTTTGTTCAGGATTTTTACTGCACCCTGACAAAATGGATAAGCAGAAAAGAAACGTTAAAAAAATCAGCCCAGCCATACACCATCTATTTCTGTTGTGCATCATCAGTCTATTCCTTCCTATAAAAATCATCAGTGGTCGGTTTCCTAACAAAAAGGAATCCAAGCCAATTGATCTTGCTGCTGCCCGTCAAGATTATCGGGTTATTACACCTAAATTAAGCGATTAGCTTTTAGCACTTAGCGATTAGCTCAATAATTACAAGATATTTAATATTATACATATTCACCCGATGGGTTTTGTTACTAATCAACGTAAAGCCCTGATTATTAAAAGCTAAATGCTAATGGCTAACCGCTAATACTCAGCTTAGGTTACATTATCAGTGGATAATTGCAATATCTCAACTTTCTGACTTGTGTTGCCAGGAGACATTATCAGGATATTCGGGCTTGGCTCACAGCCTGTCTGCCGACAGGCAGGCGGCATTGACCGCCGAACGAATCACCACGACGGTGATTCGCGGCGGGCACCTCGGAGCTGCACACGATGTGCAGCAAGAATGAGCGAGAGCCATGCCGGAATATCCTTGAAGCACATTTTTTCAAGCCCTGCCTGTCGGCAGACAGGTGTTTTTTCACAACTCAGAAAGTTGACGCAATATTTTAAAAACTCGATTACCGGTTTCTCTAGACGATCAAGCCTCAAAATCCACCACACTGCAGCCAAACAAGGCATCAACTTCCTGCATCAGCTCACTGCTGGGCTTAACACTGTAGTCGTTTGAGAGAGAAAGCACTATTTCACAATCATCCTTCCTTAAAGTTACATATCCCGGGCAGTCGCCCCGGCAGCGAGATAAAATGCCCTGGAAAAGATTTAATTTACTGACGGTCAATAGATTATGATTCAAGGCAAAGACAACTCGACTGACCATTTTTGCAGTAGCTTCCTTAAGACTCATCACTGCTGTGGCCACAACCTTCGCCTTTCCTCTCTCATCATCAATTTCAACCCGCCCTTCGATAATCAGCGGCTCCTGACTGTCAATGTAGGGAGAAGCCAGCTGGAAGGCATCAGGAAATAAAGTCACGTCAACAGTCCCCGTAAGGTCTTCCAGGGTAATAAACCCCATAAGTTTGCCCTTCGCCGTCCGCTTTTCCCTGACAACGGCTACTAGACCGCCAATACGAACCCGGGATTGATCCTGGAAAGCAGAAAGCCGGCCAATTTGGGCGACGGCGCAACGTTTCATTTCCTCTATACACTGTTGAAGAGGATGGCCGGTAATATAAAAACCCAGAGCTTCCCGTTCGTTCGCCAATTTTAATTTATCATCCCACTCCTCAATATCAGGATAACTATATATTTGCTCGGCATCAGTGTCATTATCCTCACCTCCCAGATCAAAAAGGGAAAGTTGACCCTGCTGTTTATCCCGCATAACCCGCTGGCCGGTTTCAATGGCATCTTCCATCACCGCGGCAATTTTCGCCCGGCTGATTCCAGTCGAATCAAAGGCTCCTGCCTTAATCAGGCCTTCGATCACCCTTTTATTGACTTTGTGCAGATCAACCCGCTGGCAGAAATCAAAAATGGAGCTGAAACTTTCACCATCACCACGTTCCCGAAAAATTTCTTCAGCCGCTTTACTGCCGACATTTTTGATTGCCGCCAAACCAAAACGAATTCCTTCTTTCACCACCGAAAAAGAGGTTCCGCTTTCATTGATATCCGGAGGAAGAACCTCAATATGCATCTCCTTGCATTCGCTAATATTTTTTATAACCTTATCAGAATTCTGCATATCCTCCATCAGCAGAGCGGCCATAAATTCAACCGGATAATGGGCTTTCAGGTAAGCAGTCTGATAAGCGATATAGGCATAGGCGGCAGAATGGGATTTATTGAAACCGTATTCGGCAAATTTTGCCATCAGGTCAAATATCTCCCCGGCTTTCTTCTCATTAATTTTATTGGCTTTTGCCCCATCCATAAATCTTTGTCGCTGCTGGTCCATTTCTTCAGCTTTTTTCTTTCCCATGGCCCGGCGAAGGATATCTGCTTCTCCAAGGGTATAACCGGCCAGCAACTGGGAAATCTGCATCACCTGTTCCTGGTAGACGATGACACCATAGGTATCCTTAAGGATCGGTTCCAGTTGGGGCAGCAGGTATTCAATTTTCTGCCTGCCATGTTTACGATCAATAAAATCATCAATCATCCCACTATTCAAAGGACCGGGGCGATAGAGAGCAACCAAGGCAATAATATCCTCGAAGGTTCCTGGATTAAGCCGCCGCATCAGGGACTGCATACCGCTGCTTTCCAACTGAAACACCCCGGTTGTGGTCCCTGACGCCAGCAACTTATAAGTCTTCGGATCATCAAGAGGAATATCATCAATATTGAAAGAATCAGCGCCATCAGCTTTAATCAACCTCACGGCATTGTCAATAACCGTCAAGGTCTTTAATCCCAGAAAGTCGAACTTTATCAACCCCAGTTTTTCAATATTCGTCATGTCATACTGGGTGACAATTTCATTGTTTTGTCCGGAATACAACGGCAGGTAATCAACCAGTGGATTATTGGCAACCACTACCCCGGCGGCATGGATTGAGGCGTGGCGGTTAAGCCCTTCAAGAGCCAGCGATATTTTCAGCAGCTGCTGTTCTCTCGCGGAGCCTTTCCGGAGTGCCCCCAGCCGTTTTTCCTTTTTCAACGCTTCTTCCAGAGAAATATTCAGGACCGTGGGAACCAGCTTGGCAATTTTGTCTACCTCGGCATAAGGCATATTTAATCCGCGTCCCACATCACGGATCACCCCCTTCGCCTGCATTTTGCCAAAGGTAATGATCTGGGCTACCCGGTCACTCCCATATTTTTCGGTAACATAACGAATGACTTCTTCACGGCCACGAATGCAGAAATCCATATCAACATCCGGCATGGAAATTCGTTCCGGATTAAGGAAACGTTCAAACAGCAGGCCATATGGCAGCGGATCAATATCCGTAATTTTCAAGGAAAAGGCTACCAGGGAACCCGCCGCGGACCCCCGGCCCGGACCCACTGGAATAGCGCGCCGGCGGGCATAATTAACAAAATCAGCAACAATCAGAAAATAACCGGCAAAACCCATTTCATTGATCATTGCCAGCTCAGATTCCAACCGCTCCTTATACTTTACCAACAGTTCATCATTCCACTTATCACCATAGAACCTTTGGATTTTATCCAGACGCTGAGCAAAACCCTCTCGACTTTTATCCTCCAGATGAGCGCTTAAACTCTGGCCGTCTGGCGGCGCATAATTAGGCGGATGATAAGTTCCAAATTCAAACTTGAAATTACATCGTTCGGCAATTTCAATGGTGTTGGCTATAGCTTCAGGATAATCAACAAAACCAGCAGCCATTTCTTCAGGCGATTTAAAATACAGCTGATCAGTGCCATACTGCATACGACTCGGATCATCCATGTGCTTACCGGTCTGGATACACAACAAAACTTCATGGGCCCGGGCATCTTCAGCCATCAGATAATGACAGTCATTTGTGGCCACCAGCGGAAGATCAAATTTGCGGGCCAAGGCAATCAACTGCTCATTCACCTTGTACTGATCCGCGATTCCATTATCCTGAAGTTCAATAAAAAACCGCCGATTATCAAACAGCTGCTGATAGAATTGCACTTCTTCTTCCGCCAGCTGTTGTTCACCACGATTAAGATATGCCGCCACTACCCCATTCAAACAGGCACTGAGGGCGATTAAGCCCTCATTATGAAGACTGAGTAATTCCTTATCAATACGCGGCCGATAGTAAAACCCTTCAAAATAGCCCAGAGTTACCAATTTACAGAGGTTTTTATACCCCTGTTGATTTTTTGCCAGCAGCACCAGATGATGGGCAATATCCGGATTTTTACCACCACGCCTATCATGACGGCTCCCGGGAGCCACATAGACTTCACAACCAATAATGGGTTTGATACCGTACTTTTCCGCCATCCGGTAAAAGTCAACCGCGCCGAACATATTCCCATGGTCGGTAATGGCCACGGCCGGCATTTTAAACTCGCTGGCCCGCTTCATCAGGTGTTCCAGGCGAATGGCCCCGTCAAGAAGGCTGTACATGGTATGGAGATGCAGATGAACAAAAGATGAGTGTTTCATAACCTACTGTAATTATTTAGTATTTTAATATATAATTGGAAACATCAACCAAGTTTATCGCCTTGATTACCTATCATAGGAAGAAGAACTTTCACAAGTAAAAAAGGACACAGCCAAGCAGTAAAGGTTAAAGGTCAATTTTTCTGAGTTGCTCTAAAAACAGCTAGACTGTGGGATGCACTAAAGCAATGTCTCCGGATGTTCCGGCATGGCTCTCGCTCATTCTCGCCGACCGTCCATGGCCTGCCTGTGCGTGCCGCACGCAGACAGGCTATGAGCCAAGCCCAAGCATCCTAATGATGTATCCCTGGCAATGCAAGTCAGAAAGTTAAGGTTAAAAAAACCTGAAGCCATCAAAACTAGTAGCTTTACAATTAAGCAATTTTATTTTACAAAGAGAAACAAATTCTGATTGTCATCCCTCTACCTCTGGAGAAATTTCAATGCCATCAACACCCAACCCGGCGCGGCTTTCCAGTTTGCATGCACGCCTGGAAACAATGAATAATATCGTTCGCAGCCTGCGAATCACCATTCCGGAAGAGCAACCGAAACTGGAAAAATGGCTGGGCACTATCCATGAACTGCTTCGGTTTTCCGATCAGTTCTCCCTGCCGGTCACGGTCATTGGTCCGGTAAAATCCGGAAAAAGCACTTTATTAAACACTTTGCTTGGACAGAAGATTCTTCCCATGGGAGCCGGCATAACCACAACTTTTGTCACGGCAATTCACCATGGCAATGATTTGCATGGTGAAATATCTCTTATTTCGCCGGACCAGGCTGACAACCTTTTCCAAAACAGCTGCCACTTCCTTTTTGCCAGTGATCTGGAAGAAAGCGAGGTTTCCCTTTTCGAACCTGACGACCGTCAACGGATTAAGCAGTTATTAGAAGATTTTTCACAGAAGACTACGTTAACCCGCTATGGCAGTTTTGACAGAGACTACCAACTGCTGAAAAATCTTCTGGCAGGCTATGACAATTTGGCTGATTATTCATGGGGGACAGATTTGAAATCTGTCCCCGACAAGAACCTATCTTTCAACCAGGAAGAGCTGGACCAGTTCAGACAGTTTATTACCAGCGAGCCAGTCTCCACCTTTCTCGAACAAGCAACCGTTTTTTTCCCTTTCACCATCCTGCCAGAATATGTGGTCATGCAGGATTGCCAGGGACTGGACACTCCCAGTCCCGGACAACAGGCACTTGCCATTCAGCAACTGGCAACCAGTCCGATCCTTATTTATGTTATCAGCAGCCGCATGGGTCTGCGTCAGGCGGATTATCACCTGCTCGAACACCTGCACGATTTGGGGCTGGCGTCAAAGCTGCTCTTCGTGCTCAACTTTGATCTGGCAGAACATCCGTCCAGAGAAAAGATGGATGAGATCCTCAACCGCTGTCGTCAAGAACTGGCAGAGCTGGGATTTAACCAGCCATGCTACGCTTTCTCCGCCCTCTACCATCTCTACGACCGGCTGAGAAAGGAAAGCCCTTTAGAAAAAAGTGAGGAAAACCGTTGGCTTCTCTGGCAGGAGGAACCTGAAAAGCTCGAGCTTTCAGCCACAAACTGGGAATCCTTTACCGCCAGGTTACTGGAACTTACAGGCAAGCAGGCAGACGAGTCATTGCTTCAGCATCTGAACAGCCGAATAATGCATATTGCCGGTCGGGCCCATTACCTGGTCACTGTCAGGAAAAAGTCTCTCTCATTGAACCAGGAGGAGATTGACAGCTCGGTACATAATCATGAGGAGCATAAAGAAAACTTAAAGCAGTTAGAAAAACAGCTTGGCACTACACTGAATTCAATCACCAGTCAGTGCGAGCGAGAATATTACCAGAAAATAGAATCATGGTTCAATCAAGCCCAAGAGGGTGGAATCCGGCCGCTTCTCCATCATATTATCGATAACTACCAGCTGCCTGATGATTTATTGCCGGCGAAGAACCGCAACCCGCTGCTACCACTGAAATTACTTGAACGACATTTCCAACAGGTCATTCACCCTCAACTACAGGAAAAACTGGAAATCAGCATCCATCAATTCTGGCAAATCCTCGAAAAGGAGATTCAATCTGCCTACTCCTCCCGTTGTACTTCGTTATTTTTTCTCCTGGAGAAGGCAACTGGAAGCGAAGTGGACAACCAGGAACGGCATAATCTTCCATCACCCATAAACTGGGACAGCAAACTGCCGAAATTCAGTTTTGCCAATCCATTGGCAGAACGATTTTCCGCCGTCTCAAAATTTTCACTGATCGGCAAATTATTATCCGACAAGTTGAAACAACTGCGTAAAAGGCGCTCATGGGGAGATACAATCAGCAACCAACTTCAGCAGCAAGCTCGAAATGAACTTAAAGGCCGACTCCTGGATTACCAGGAAAAATTGAAATTCCTTTTTCTGCGACCCTACCTGGAGGAATATGAACACCTGATCAGTGATTATCTGGCTGACTTTATCCACATCAGCACCTTGGAGATGTCCCAACAACAGAATGGTCTGCAGGCTCAAGGACAACAACAGGAAGAATTATTTGAAATCCTGGACAATCAAGGAAATGAGCTTGAACAACTTATAGAAAGCCTGAACAATTTCACCATAACGGCGACAAATCCGTGAGCAGCAGATATCTGATTACTGCCCCCTGGGTCATGCCTTATCCGGGGAAACTGATTGCCAACGGGGCCGTTTGCATCGAGGATAACCGGATTATCCAAGTATCTCGGCAAAGTGAAATCCCCACTGAAAATGACTACGATACCATCCGCATTTTCCAGGATAATTGTCTGCTTATGCCCGGATTGGTCAATGCCCATTGCCATCTAGAACTGACCGAGTTTGCCGACCTGTGCCCGGTTCCAGGAACCGTGGACTTCATAGACTGGATAATATCAGTTATTGCCGTGAAGAAGGTGACTCCAATGGAAACCTTCAGAACCGGATTAGCAACCGGCCAGCAACTTTTACTGGAAAGTGGCACAACCTGTGTTGGCGATCTTCGCAGCCCGGAAATATTTCTATCTCCAGAAACAGCACCGGGTATCTTGCGAGCCGTTAAATTTCTTGAAATCATCGGCCAGGACCCCCGGAAACAACTTCAACTACTGGAACTGCTGGCAGCCGAAGCATCCATTGTACCAGAGAAAAACCCGCTGGTTCAGTCCGGCATTGCCCCCCATAGCCCCTATACGGTATCATTGCCATTATTGAAACAACTGATCATCGAAGCGGAAAAGCAAAAACTGCCAGTCACCATCCATCTGGGCGAATCTGTAGCAGAAACCCGGTTTTTCCGTGATGGGCAAGGCCCCATAGCTGAAAAACTCTACCCACATATAGACTGGCAGATCTTTACACCTCCAGCTTATGGTAAAGATTCCATTGATGTCCTGCTGGAAAAACAGATCATTCATAAAATCAGTGCCGTCCATCTGGGCACCGCCCGCAAAGACCAACTCAAACAGTTTGCCCAGCTGTCTATCAAACCGATAATCTGTCTGCGCAGCAACCAGACACTGGGAAACCCCTTGCCTGACCTGCCGACCATGCTTGATTATGACCTGTCTCCGGCGCTGGGAACTGACAGCCTTACCAGTGTCAACAGTCTCAGCCTCTGGGATGAGATGCGATTTATAACCAGGACCTTTCCCAGTATTCCGGCAATCAGCATTTTAACAATGGCAACAATTAATGGGGCCGCAGCATTAGGCCTTGAGAACAGTACCGGGAGGCTTGAAGCAGGATATGAAGCCGATCTGATTGCGGTGCAAATAAAGTCACCCCAGCGTTTTCCTGATCTGGAGGAGCTGATAAAAAATACCGAAAACCGGGATATCAGGCTGGTAATGGTGGGGGGGGAAATAGTCAGGCTTTAACATCAATGAACACTCCACCTGAACGACGGTGGGGTTGGCTTGTTTCAGCTTGGGAGTTATTGGATTTTACACGTGCGGATTCCCTTTTCCGGGAAGGATGGCGAGATGACTGATCATCTTTTTTATGGGGATTATTATCCAGAACCGGATGTTCGGCTTGATTAATTTCCTGAATATCGCGCTGCTGCTTTTCTTCTTTCAGCAATTGCTGCTGGACAAGTTTGCTCAGCTCAACTTCAGCCCCATGGGCACCCTGCTGCTGCATTTTACTGACTGTGGTTGTTTGCAGCAGCACTTGCTGCATATCTACAGCTCTAAGCATAAATCATGTCCTCCTGCCTTGCTATCGGCAGAAAGGCATCAGAACTTGAGTTTGATCCTCGCAATCCGCTGGGCTAGACCCTGCTCTTCATCCACCTCTATCAACACCCCATGAAGCTGGATGTTTTCACTGGCCACCTCAAAACGATTGGGCATGGCAGTTAAAAATTTACTGATTACCCGATCTCCCTTCATCCCGATAACCGAATCCATCGGCCCCGTCATTCCCAAATCAGTAATATAGGCAGTTCCACCGGGGAGCAAGCGCTCATCAGCTGTTTGCACATGGGTATGGGTGCCTGCCAGGGCGCTGACACGCCCATCAAGGTACCAGGCCATGGCCATCTTTTCCGATGTCGCCTCAGCATGAAAATCGATGATGATCACTCTGGTTTCAGCCTGCATCTTTTCAATCAAGGGGACAACAGTCTGGAAAGGACAATCCAACGGGCCCATGAAAATCCTGCCGGATAGACTGATTACCCCAATTTTAATTTCCGGCACATTTTTTGAGGAAATAATTACATCCCCCCGACCTTTATTCCCAGCCGGATAATTTGCCGGCCTTAAGAGTCGTGGCTGGTCCTCAATATATGGCTCAATTTTCTTCTGGTCCCAGATGTGATTACCCGAAGTAATGACATCAACACCACATTGAAAAATATCTTCCGCAATTTCAGGAGTGATACCAAAACCACCGGCCGCATTTTCGCCATTGGCGATAACCGCATCCAAATGGTGCTCATCAATAAGCCACGGAAGCTTTTCCTGCAGAATCTTTCTCCCGGGACGACCGATAATATCACCAATCATGGCAATGCGAATCATTTGGCATAACCCACAGCTCTGGTTTCACGAATCACAGTAACCTTAATCTGCCCGGGATAGGTCAGATCTTTTTCAATCTGTTGAGCAATATCTCTGGTAAGAACCAGGGCATCTTCATCACTTATTTTTTCGTGGTTTACAATAACCCTGATTTCACGGCCTGCCTGGATGGCAAATGTTTTATCAACCCCCTTAAAAGCATTGCCAATGTTTTCCAGGGCCTCAAGTCGCTTGATGTAGGCATCAAGCATTTCCCTGCGGGCGCCTGGACGAGCACCTGAGAGGGCATCTCCGGCCTGAATCAGCACATCCAGAACCTGATTTGGTTCCACGTCTCCATGATGGGCTTCAATGGCATGAACAATTTCCGGTTTTTCACCATAGCGCCGGGCCAGATCCGCACCAATAACTGCATGGGAACCTTCAACTTCATGATCAACTGCTTTACCGATATCGTGCAATAATCCAGCCCGACGTGCCTCTTTCACCGACAATTTCAATTCCGCCGCCATCATGCCGCAGATAAAAGCAACTTCAACGGAATGTTCATAAATATTTTGAGTATAACTGGTCCGGTATTTCAATCGGCCAATCAGGCGAACCAACTCCGGATGCATCCCATGAAGTCCGAGATCAAATATCGCTTTTTCACCGGCTTCTTTCATGGTATGCTCAATTTCTAATTTAACTTTAGCCACCACTTCTTCCACATGTGCCGGATGAATCCGTCCATCAGAAATCAGCCGGTTTAAACTCATCCGGGCAATTTCCCGACGAACCGGATCAAATGAGGAAATAATAACCGCCTCAGGAGTATCATCGATAATTAAATCAACTCCCGTTGCGGCTTCAATGGAACGGATATTACGCCCCTCCCGCCCGATAATCCTTCCCTTCATTTCATCTCCGGGAAGGTTCACCACAGATACCGTACGTTCGGTAGCGTATTCACCGGCATAACGCTGAATTGCCTGGCTGATAATTTTGGTTGCTTTCTTTTCCGCCGTCTCTTTGGCCTCGTCCTCAACCTGCTTTATCTGTTTGGCTGATTCATGTTTTGCTTCTTCAACCATCATTTGCATCAATGTTTCTTTTGCCTGTTGAGAACTCATCCCGGCAATTTTTTCCAGTTTTT
The genomic region above belongs to Pseudomonadota bacterium and contains:
- a CDS encoding TIGR00282 family metallophosphoesterase; this translates as MRIAMIGDIIGRPGRKILQEKLPWLIDEHHLDAVIANGENAAGGFGITPEIAEDIFQCGVDVITSGNHIWDQKKIEPYIEDQPRLLRPANYPAGNKGRGDVIISSKNVPEIKIGVISLSGRIFMGPLDCPFQTVVPLIEKMQAETRVIIIDFHAEATSEKMAMAWYLDGRVSALAGTHTHVQTADERLLPGGTAYITDLGMTGPMDSVIGMKGDRVISKFLTAMPNRFEVASENIQLHGVLIEVDEEQGLAQRIARIKLKF
- the rny gene encoding ribonuclease Y, translating into MYLSLIVAVLMAMIAGLGIGYVLRKKTAERELENLTNEGQKIISESYKEAELLKKEAMVQAKDIIFKAKSEFEQETSERRKEMQALEKRLVAREDSLERRSDNLDKKEDEHQRSEQSLAQREKNSIDKEKEYNSLVIEQKEKLEKIAGMSSQQAKETLMQMMVEEAKHESAKQIKQVEDEAKETAEKKATKIISQAIQRYAGEYATERTVSVVNLPGDEMKGRIIGREGRNIRSIEAATGVDLIIDDTPEAVIISSFDPVRREIARMSLNRLISDGRIHPAHVEEVVAKVKLEIEHTMKEAGEKAIFDLGLHGMHPELVRLIGRLKYRTSYTQNIYEHSVEVAFICGMMAAELKLSVKEARRAGLLHDIGKAVDHEVEGSHAVIGADLARRYGEKPEIVHAIEAHHGDVEPNQVLDVLIQAGDALSGARPGARREMLDAYIKRLEALENIGNAFKGVDKTFAIQAGREIRVIVNHEKISDEDALVLTRDIAQQIEKDLTYPGQIKVTVIRETRAVGYAK